The genomic stretch GCCGGTCGCATCGTCGACAAACACCAGAAGCGAACACGCTGGTCCACGATCCTCGAACCAGCGGTGCTCTGACCCGTCGATCTGCACCAGTTCGCCATAGGCTTCGCGCCGCAGTCGCGGTTGATGAAACGTCCGGCGCTGCCTGCGTGACAGCCACAGTCCGGCCTCGGACATCCAACCGCGTACTGTCTCGCGTGACACCCGCAAGCCATCGCGCTCAGCCAACTTCTCCGTCGCCAAGGTCGGACCGAAATCCGCATAACATTCGCGGACCAGCGTCATCGCATAATCGCGAACCGCGTCACTGATCCGATTGTTTGAGGGCCGACCGATCGCCTTATGCCGGATCGAAGCCGCGCCGCCAGTCCGCATTCGTTGCAAGAGCCGACGCACCTGACGCTCACTCAGGTCAAGCACATGCGCCGCCGACACCACGGTCATCCGACCGGCGGCAACCTTCGACAAAACCTCGATCCGCTGCAGATCGCGCTCGCTCATCGCTATCAATCCCATCTGCAATCTCCCAGACGTCATTCAGACCCGGGGAGTGTGACATTCCAACTTTGCAGAAACAGGACACTTCAACTTTGCGGCTACATACGAGAATCACATAAGATAGATTATGGAACTAATAGATGTTGGCCCCCCAAGAGATCGCCCGATGAGTGCGCCGCATTCTGTGGCATATAGCCGAACAAAATCATAGGCTTGAAGCCAATATGTCAACCTGTTCTGTCGATAGCCACATCAAATGACAAGCCATCATAGGCCGGTTCGACATGCGCCGGCGTTTGAGCCATGACCGTGTCGTAGTCAAGCGGCGTATGCATATGCGTCAGGAAAGCGCGCTTCGGTCCACAACGCTCAATCCATTGCAAAGCCTGGTCCAGCGACAAATGGCTCGGATGCGGTCGATATTGCAAGGCATCGATGATCAGCACATCGAGTCCGGAAAGTCTCTCGATGGTCTTTGCTGGAAAGTCGCTGACGTCACAGCAGTAAGCCACATTGCCAATTCGCAGCCCGAGCGAGATGATGTCGCCATGCTGCTGTACCAGCGGCAGGATTTCGATGACGCCTCCAGCACCATCGATATGGATCGGCTGATCCAGATCTTGAATAATGCGCGGCTCAACAATTGGTGGATAACTGCTGCCGGGCGGTGTCTTCAGACAGTAGCCAAAGCCCTGTTCGATCCGCTCCATCGTATAGGGTTCTGCATAGATCGGAATAGGACGCTTGGCCGTGATGAAATAACCGCGCAGATCGTCAATGCCGTGCACGTGATCGGCGTGAGCATGCGTAAAGAAAGTCGCATCGACTGTTTCGACCTGCGCCCGGATCATCTGTTCACGAAAATCGGGTCCGGTATCAACCACGACCACGGTCTTGCCGCCGTCTGGCCCGATCTGCTCGATCAGGAAAGATGCACGCGTGCGGCGGTTTCGCGGATTGTTGGGATCACAATTGCCCCAGTCGCCATTGATCCGGGGAACACCCGGCGAAGAGGCACAACCCAGTATCGTGAACCGGCGATATGAACTCATCCGAGCCTCGGCATCTTGGAAAAGCAACGAAAGGCATTCTCGGTCGTGATCTCAGCCATCTCCGCGTAGCTCACGCCCTTCACCTCCGCCAGAACCTCCGCCGTGTTCACCACATAGGACGGCTCGTTGCGTTTTCCACGCCAGCGCTTCGGCGCCAGATACGGCGCATCCGTCTCGACCAGCAGCCGGTCCATCGGCACGCTTTTGGCGATCTCGCGCAGCGCTTCCGATTTCGGAAATGTCACGATGCCGGAGAAGGAAACATAGCCGCCGAGCGCAACGCCGGTATCGGCCAGAGCCTCGCCCGACGAAAAGCAATGAAGAATGAAAGGGAAGGCCCCCTTCCCGCTTTCCTCGGTCAGGATATCGGCCATGTCCTCGTCGGCGCTGCGGCTGTGAATGACGAGCGGCAGACCCGTGCGCCTTGCCGCCTCGATATGGCGGATGAGGCCCGTCTTCTGGTCCTCCGGCTTCTGCGTGTCGTAGAAATAGTCAAGCCCGGCCTCGCCG from Peteryoungia desertarenae encodes the following:
- a CDS encoding TatD family hydrolase; its protein translation is MLIDTHCHLDFADFDSERDELVARAHQAGVKQMVTISTRVRKLETLLALTERYPSVFCSVGTHPNNAGDELDVTANELVRLAESHDKIVAIGEAGLDYFYDTQKPEDQKTGLIRHIEAARRTGLPLVIHSRSADEDMADILTEESGKGAFPFILHCFSSGEALADTGVALGGYVSFSGIVTFPKSEALREIAKSVPMDRLLVETDAPYLAPKRWRGKRNEPSYVVNTAEVLAEVKGVSYAEMAEITTENAFRCFSKMPRLG
- a CDS encoding MBL fold metallo-hydrolase, whose translation is MSSYRRFTILGCASSPGVPRINGDWGNCDPNNPRNRRTRASFLIEQIGPDGGKTVVVVDTGPDFREQMIRAQVETVDATFFTHAHADHVHGIDDLRGYFITAKRPIPIYAEPYTMERIEQGFGYCLKTPPGSSYPPIVEPRIIQDLDQPIHIDGAGGVIEILPLVQQHGDIISLGLRIGNVAYCCDVSDFPAKTIERLSGLDVLIIDALQYRPHPSHLSLDQALQWIERCGPKRAFLTHMHTPLDYDTVMAQTPAHVEPAYDGLSFDVAIDRTG